In Fusarium fujikuroi IMI 58289 draft genome, chromosome FFUJ_chr08, one genomic interval encodes:
- a CDS encoding related to vacuolar Ca2+/H+ antiporter, producing the protein MPRHRSYNSPDMRQVSSDDRTLPVPNTYSEHKRGEKRHHGNGKMSRYIKPAGESGRKGFHPIHFSKISFRSTSRASLLCNFLWPFVPAAIAVRYAMPDNHITIFALAYIAMVPCANLIGFAGQELSRKLPHVLGVLLEITIGSIVEIILFMVLLSKDMFFVIKAAIMGSILATMLLCLGACFFVGGMLKEEQEFNEAISEAGSGLLLTAGVVLALPTVFEYGVGNGDSLTGANLDHKTLQISRIISVLLIIAYLVYVFYQARTHHGIYAAVFEQDEHNDRDKHKDQAKAKLTLTECIIALVIAVGLVAWTAVILVMQIEHVIGRGDVSDAFMGLILVPLVEKLAEHLTAIDEAWDNQINLAMSHVLGATLQTALFNAPLAVVVSWGLNKGLDLNFAVFDLVMLILAILTVGRFLQDQKSNYLEGFLLIILYVAIAVAAYYYPNPTGHGSEGGAESSSEGGH; encoded by the exons ATGCCTCGACATCGCTCATACAACTCTCCCGACATGCGACAAGTCTCATCCGACGACCGTACTCTCCCAGTTCCAAATACATATAGCGAACACAAGAGAGGGGAGAAAAGACATCACGGCAACGGCAAAATGTCTCGATATATCAAGCCTGCGGGCGAGAGTGGCCGAAAGGGCTTCCATCCCATTCACTTTTCCAAGATCTCGTTCAGATCAACCAGTCGAGCTAGTTTACTTTGCAACTTTCTCTGGCCTTTTGTCCCTGCTGCCATTGCTGTTCGCT ATGCTATGCCCGATAATCATATCACCATTTTCGCGCTGGCCTACATCGCCATGGTCCCGTGTGCCAATTTGATCGGATTTGCTGGTCAGGAGCTTTCACGAAAGCTGCCTCATGTCTTGGGTGTCCTTCTCGAGATCAC CATTGGTTCTATCGTCGAAATTATACTTTTCATGGTTCTTCTTTCCAAGGATATGTTTTTCGTTATCAAGGCTGCCATCATGGGTTCAATTCTTGCTACCATGCTACTCTGCCTCGGTGCTTGCTTTTTCGTTGGTGGCATGTTGAAAGAAGAACAGGAATTCAACGAGGCTATCAGCGAAGCCGGAAGCGGACTCCTTCTTACTGC TGGTGTTGTTCTTGCCCTTCCCACTGTCTTCGAGTACGGTGTTGGCAATGGCGATTCCCTTACCGGCGCAAACCTCGATCACAAGACACTCCAAATCTCGCGCATCATCTCGGTTCTTCTGATCATCGCCTACCTTGTATATGTATTTTATCAGGCTCGAACTCACCATGGTATTTACGCTGCTGTATTCGAACAGGATGAGCACAATGATCGGGACAAGCACAAGGAccaagccaaggccaagctcaCCCTCACTGAGTGCATCATCGCTTTGGTCATTGCCGTGGGTCTCGTTGCCTGGACGGCGGTTATTCTCGTCATGCAGATCGAACATGTTATCGGACGGGGTGATGTCAGTGACGCATTCATGGGTCTTATTCTTGTTCCacttgttgagaagctggcgGAGCACTTGACTGCCATCGATGAGGCCTGGGATAACCAAATCAATTTGGCAATGTCCCACGTGCTCGGGGCTACATTACAAACTGCTCTCTTTAACGCTCCTCTTGCCGTCGTTGTCAGCTGGGGACTCAACAAGGGTCTTGATCTCAACTTCGCAGTTTTCGATCTCGTCATGCTCATCCTCGCCATTCTAACCGTTGGTAGATTCCTTCAAGATCAGAAGAGCAACTACCTGGAAGGCTTTCTGCTCATTATTCTCTACGTTGCAATCGCAGTTGCGGCATACTACTATCCAAATCCAACTGGCCATGGATCTGAGGGAGGTGCTGAAAGTAGTTCTGAGGGTGGACATTGA
- a CDS encoding probable nitrate reductase, which yields METPTTTITTLLHQEKIPENSEPISAHTHTHSLPPTPPGTAKPSRIGSFHDLQELSSIESPRLDHIKPYPLPPKCSPKSVLKEDLKTPDNFVERDPRLIRLTGVHPFNVEAPLSDLYDEGFLTSENLHYVRNHGHVPRCEDDDILDWEFEIGGLVENPIKMNVRDLINDYQQLTYPVTFVCAGNRRKEQNIVRKTKGFSWGAAGLSTALWTGVAIGDLLAAAKPLRGARYVCFEGADKLPNGYYGTSIKLNWCMDPNRGVMVAHKMNGKTLHPDHGKPVRIVIPGQIGGRSIKWLKKITVTQEPSDNWYHIYDNRVLPTMISPEESANLPEVWKDEKYAIYDLSTNSAICYPAHEEKVSLTGAPASYKVRGYAYGGGGRRITRVEVTLDKGKSWRLANIRYPEDDYRNAPEGDTLYGGRVDMWWRETSFCWCFWDLDIPLDELKSADDIMMRAMDEAMNVQPRDMYWSVLGMMNNPWFRIVIHQEDDALRFEHPTHATLKIKGWMERVKEAGGNLTNGYWGEKAPGEVQEVVVKEPEKQICMTNPQINRKITIEELKAHSGEEEPWFVVKGEVYDGTPYLSGHPGGAASIFGAAGQDATEEFMAIHSENAKAMLPTYHIGTLDEESRAILSGDATKTSDDANREVFLQSKTWSKAILDKKTSISPDTKIFSFKLNHEGQKIGLPTGQHLMMRLRDPATREAVIRSYTPYSDGSDCGRLDILIKIYYDTPQRKGGVMTQALDALPIGHWVDFKGPTGKFVYQGNGLCTINDRERRVRRFIMVCGGSGITPIRQVLRAIMHNPNDTTPCLVFNGNRSVDDILCKEELDQLEAANPARCRVVNALSNPPPKWNGLKGFVNQALVPEEMTLPKASGEGDELVLVCGPPPMVKAVEASFLGMGFKSDDFVFF from the exons ATGGAGactccaacaacaacaataacaacCCTCCTACATCAGGAAAAGATCCCTGAAAACTCTGAACCAATCTCAGCCCATACACATACCCATAGCCTTCCTCCTACTCCTCCAGGAACAGCAAAGCCATCTCGGATAGGTAGCTTCCACGATCTACAAGAACTCTCATCAATCGAATCCCCTCGTCTCGACCATATCAAGCCTTATCCTCTACCTCCAAAATGCTCTCCAAAGTCTGTCCTTAAGGAGGATCTCAAAACCCCGGACAACTTTGTTGAGAGAGATCCACGCCTCATTCGTCTAACTGGAGTCCACCCGTTCAACGTTGAGGCACCCCTGAGCGACTTATACGACGAAGGTTTCCTAACCAGCGAGAATCTTCACTATGTCCGTAACCACGGACACGTGCCTAGATGTGAAGACGATGATATCCTCGACTGGGAGTTCGAAATAGGTGGCCTTGTCGAAAACCCCATCAAGATGAACGTACgagatctcatcaacgactACCAGCAATTGACTTATCCAGTAACATTCGTGTGTGCTGGAAACCGTCGCAAAGAGCAGAACATTGTTCGCAAGACCAAGGGTTTCTCTTGGGGAGCTGCCGGCCTGTCAACAGCTCTCTGGACCGGTGTTGCCATCGGAGATCTGCTTGCTGCAGCAAAGCCCCTGCGTGGAGCCCGGTATGTTTGCTTCGAGGGAGCAGACAAGTTACCCAATGGCTATTATGGTACctccatcaagctcaactgGTGCATGGATCCTAACAGAGGTGTTATGGTGGCTCACAAGATGAACGGCAAGACCTTACATCCAGACCACGGCAAGCCTGTTCGTATCGTCATTCCTGGGCAAATAGGTGGTCGAAGCATTAAGTGGCTCAAGAAGATTACTGTCACACAAGAACCCAGCGACAACTGGTACCACATCTATGACAACCGAGTCCTACCCACCATGATCTCGCCGGAAGAGAGTGCAAACTTGCCCGAGGTCtggaaggatgagaagtATGCCATTTATGACCTAAGCACTAATAGTGCCATTTGCTACCCTGCCCATGAAGAGAAAGTCTCGCTCACGGGCGCTCCGGCAAGTTATAAGGTGCGAGGTTATGCCTACGGTGGTGGCGGAAGACGCATTACACGAGTCGAAGTTACCCTTGACAAAGGTAAATCTTGGAGACTTGCCAACATCCGATACCCAGAGGATGACTACCGCAACGCCCCTGAGGGTGATACCCTCTACGGGGGGCGTGTCGACATGTGGTGGCGTGAGACATCATTCTGCTGGTGCTTCTGGGATCTTGACATTCCTCTGGATGAGTTAAAGAGTGCAGATGATATAATGATGCGTGCTATGGACGAGGCTATGAACGTACAGCCTCGAGATATGTACTGGAGCGTACTGGGTATGATGAACAACCCATGGTTCCGAATCGTGATCCATCAGGAGGATGATGCACTTCGCTTCGAGCATCCCACCCACGCTACTCTAAAGATCAAGGGCTGGATGGAGCGAGTCAAGGAGGCCGGCGGTAATCTTACCAACGGCTACTGGGGCGAGAAGGCTCCTGGTGAAGTTCAAGAGGTGGTGGTAAAGGAGCCTGAGAAGCAGATCTGCATGACCAACCCTCAGATCAACCGAAAGATCACCATAGAAGAGCTCAAGGCGCACagtggtgaagaagagccttGGTTCGTTGTCAAGGGCGAAGTGTACGATGGCACTCCTTACCTCTCTGGTCACCCCGGTGGTGCAGCATCAATCTTTGGTGCCGCTGGTCAAGATGCTACTGAAGAATTTATGGCCATTC ACAGCGAGAATGCAAAAGCCATGTTGCCCACATATCATATCGGCACCCTCGATGAAGAATCCCGTGCCATTCTCAGTGGCGATGCTACCAAGACGAGCGATGACGCAAACCGAGAAGTATTCCTCCAGTCCAAGACATGGAGCAAGGCTATTCTGGATAAAAAGACATCCATCTCACCGGATACAaagatcttctccttcaagctcaaccacGAAGGCCAGAAGATCGGCCTCCCCACTGGCCAGCATCTTATGATGCGTCTCCGCGACCCTGCCACCCGTGAGGCAGTCATACGCTCATACACACCGTACTCCGACGGCTCAGATTGTGGTCGTCTAGATATTCTTATCAAGATCTACTATGACACTCCTCAGCGAAAGGGCGGTGTCATGACACAAGCGCTCGATGCCCTTCCTATTGGTCACTGGGTTGACTTCAAAGGGCCTACGGGCAAATTTGTCTACCAAGGCAATGGGCTCTGCACAATCAATGACAGAGAACGTCGTGTTCGCCGTTTCATCATGGTCTGTGGTGGTTCTGGAATTACTCCTATCCGCCAAGTACTCCGCGCCATCATGCATAATCCTAACGACACGACACCATGCCTAGTCTTCAACGGCAACCGGAGTGTTGACGATATTCTTTGCAAGGAAGAGCTCGACCAACTGGAGGCTGCCAACCCTGCAAGATGCCGAGTCGTCAATGCCCTCTCTAACCCTCCACCAAAATGGAATGGCCTCAAGGGTTTTGTGAACCAAGCCCTGGTTCCTGAAGAAATGACCCTACCCAAGGCAAGCGGCGAGGGTGACGAGTTGGTGCTTGTTTGTGGGCCTCCACCGATGGTTAAGGCTGTTGAGGCCTCATTTCTGGGCATGGGTTTCAAATCAGATGATTTTGTATTCTTCTAA